In the genome of Nocardioides marmoribigeumensis, one region contains:
- a CDS encoding CocE/NonD family hydrolase, producing the protein MGRHTWGRVPAALLAGLVLALLAPPTTADAASDHVRVRNGTHSWKTYDRMVPVRTGPDRDVAIDIDTRLYVPDNATRRTPQPAILMTHGFGLDKTSNEVATTARFFAAHGYVVLTYTSSGFGASGGCITLQSADWDVKAARQLITKVLGTKRYVRHDRRGVVVGTIGGSYGGGIQLPLAAADRRVRTSIVGRTWNNLRYSLDPNNRVVPGDRTGFTHTLNLQGVFKQEWTSLFFASGNSEPANGHGGCAAAKQASGDPAEIGATGCPGFYLAVCELYSRLTATGDSDAAGRRLVARASASSFLSKVEVPVLLVQGQSDTLFNLNDAASTYRALARRGVPVGMIWNSGGHGGYSSEPGECEAYDGTLRRVRKLDRCYLPLRSLGWMDHWLRHTRAGRGPAFTYYRSWVRYDGRGPDDEQYGAAASFPIRHRATMFTLSSTDRLVRADPVAGSATFLNPPGGQPAAYSETSNFSGPDASPQVTTPPTEQQGQFAAFTSGRFGQAVHAVGVPSARLRITNSNGQDMVFFAKVYDVAPGGGATLIHRLVAPVRVPASAVGDPVRIKLLGFAHRFGKGHRVRLVLCSTDATSYNAKVADVLTVRTGPGSTFTLPARVG; encoded by the coding sequence ATGGGGCGACACACGTGGGGCCGCGTCCCGGCGGCGCTGCTGGCGGGCCTGGTGCTCGCGCTGCTCGCCCCTCCGACCACGGCCGACGCGGCGTCCGACCACGTGCGGGTCCGCAACGGGACCCACAGCTGGAAGACCTACGACCGGATGGTGCCGGTGCGGACCGGACCCGACCGGGACGTCGCGATCGACATCGACACGCGCCTCTACGTGCCCGACAACGCCACGCGGCGCACGCCCCAGCCGGCGATCCTCATGACCCACGGCTTCGGCCTGGACAAGACCTCCAACGAGGTGGCGACGACCGCGCGCTTCTTCGCCGCGCACGGCTACGTCGTGCTGACCTACACCTCGTCCGGCTTCGGTGCCAGCGGCGGGTGCATCACGCTCCAGTCGGCCGACTGGGACGTCAAGGCCGCACGGCAGCTGATCACCAAGGTCCTCGGCACCAAGCGCTACGTGCGTCACGACCGGCGGGGCGTCGTCGTCGGCACGATCGGCGGGTCGTACGGCGGCGGCATCCAGCTCCCGCTCGCTGCCGCCGACCGGCGGGTGCGCACGAGCATCGTCGGCCGGACCTGGAACAACCTGCGCTACTCCCTCGACCCCAACAACCGCGTGGTCCCGGGCGACCGCACCGGCTTCACGCACACGCTCAACCTGCAGGGCGTCTTCAAGCAGGAGTGGACCTCGCTGTTCTTCGCCTCGGGCAACTCCGAGCCGGCCAACGGGCACGGCGGCTGCGCTGCGGCCAAGCAGGCCTCCGGCGACCCGGCCGAGATCGGCGCCACGGGCTGCCCCGGCTTCTACCTCGCGGTGTGCGAGCTCTACTCCCGGCTCACCGCGACCGGTGACTCCGACGCCGCCGGTCGACGGCTGGTCGCGCGCGCCTCGGCCTCCTCCTTCCTCTCGAAGGTCGAGGTCCCCGTCCTGCTCGTGCAGGGGCAGAGCGACACCCTGTTCAACCTCAACGACGCCGCCTCGACCTACCGCGCGCTCGCGCGCCGCGGGGTGCCCGTCGGGATGATCTGGAACTCCGGTGGCCACGGCGGCTACTCCTCCGAGCCCGGCGAGTGCGAGGCCTACGACGGCACGCTGCGCCGCGTGCGCAAGCTCGACCGCTGCTACCTCCCGCTGCGCTCCCTGGGCTGGATGGACCACTGGCTGCGCCACACCCGAGCAGGGCGTGGGCCCGCGTTCACCTACTACCGCTCGTGGGTGAGGTACGACGGCCGCGGTCCCGACGACGAGCAGTACGGCGCGGCCGCGAGCTTCCCGATCCGCCACCGGGCCACGATGTTCACGCTCTCGTCCACCGACCGGCTGGTGCGGGCCGACCCGGTCGCGGGGTCGGCGACCTTCCTCAACCCGCCCGGCGGCCAGCCGGCGGCCTACTCCGAGACCTCGAACTTCTCCGGACCCGACGCGTCACCGCAGGTGACGACCCCGCCGACCGAGCAGCAGGGGCAGTTCGCCGCGTTCACCTCGGGTCGGTTCGGCCAGGCCGTCCACGCCGTCGGTGTCCCGTCGGCCCGCCTGCGGATCACCAACAGCAACGGGCAGGACATGGTCTTCTTCGCCAAGGTGTACGACGTCGCGCCCGGCGGCGGGGCGACCCTCATCCACCGGCTGGTCGCGCCCGTGCGGGTCCCGGCGAGTGCGGTGGGGGACCCGGTCCGGATCAAGCTGCTCGGCTTCGCCCACCGCTTCGGCAAGGGCCACCGGGTCCGGCTGGTGCTGTGCTCGACCGACGCCACGTCGTACAACGCCAAGGTGGCCGACGTGCTCACCGTCCGGACCGGGCCGGGGTCGACGTTCACGCTCCCCGCCCGGGTGGGCTGA
- a CDS encoding MFS transporter codes for MSAVDAAHVMSERTVLRRFLFLAALRWLSVGFLIPVFVLLPLDRGLTLAQIGVAASMQGWVVFALELPTGGFADSIGRRPVQAAAVLFAMASIGLLVVAHSFVAFAAVFALLGVYRALDSGPLDAWYVDAAQAADPAARIDRGMSLYGTVVSLAIATGSVVAGGLIAWDPTSRVDALTLPVVASLVVHVLSLVAVLALMSEPPRHDAEGLRASIRAVPRTVVSGARLLRGSRALVALVLLELLWGLGVGTYESLLPVRLAEVTSGPQAAAAITGPAATAAWVAAAAGSAAMPWLGRRLGIGTAGVVSRVLLGLTVVMMGVLGGLAGVLAVYLACYSFHGIGGAAHSTLLHRNATSDVRATVVSLNSLFSQPAGALGLICLTALAGGVSVSAAMWVGGAVLALGAPLYWVAAREAPATDPQPSRESAATA; via the coding sequence GTGAGCGCGGTGGACGCAGCGCACGTGATGTCCGAGCGCACCGTCCTGCGCCGCTTCCTGTTCCTGGCCGCCCTGCGATGGCTGTCGGTCGGGTTCCTCATCCCGGTCTTCGTCCTGCTGCCCCTCGACCGCGGCCTGACGCTGGCCCAGATCGGTGTCGCCGCCTCGATGCAGGGCTGGGTGGTCTTCGCCCTCGAGCTGCCCACCGGGGGCTTCGCCGACAGCATCGGCCGGCGTCCGGTGCAGGCGGCCGCGGTGCTCTTCGCCATGGCCTCGATCGGGCTGCTCGTCGTCGCCCACTCGTTCGTCGCCTTCGCCGCGGTGTTCGCCCTCCTGGGTGTCTACCGCGCGCTCGACAGCGGCCCGCTCGACGCGTGGTACGTCGACGCGGCGCAGGCGGCGGACCCGGCCGCGCGCATCGACCGTGGCATGAGCCTCTACGGCACGGTCGTGTCGCTGGCGATCGCCACCGGGTCGGTCGTGGCCGGTGGCCTCATCGCCTGGGACCCGACCTCACGGGTCGACGCGCTGACCCTGCCGGTCGTGGCGTCCCTGGTGGTCCACGTCCTGAGCCTCGTCGCGGTGCTCGCGCTGATGTCCGAGCCGCCGCGGCACGACGCCGAGGGGCTCCGCGCCTCCATCCGCGCGGTGCCCCGCACGGTCGTGTCCGGCGCCCGCCTGCTGCGGGGGTCGCGTGCCCTGGTCGCCCTGGTCCTGCTCGAGCTGCTGTGGGGGCTGGGCGTCGGCACCTACGAGTCGCTGCTGCCCGTGCGGCTGGCCGAGGTGACCAGCGGGCCCCAGGCCGCGGCCGCCATCACCGGCCCGGCGGCGACCGCTGCCTGGGTCGCCGCCGCGGCAGGGTCCGCGGCGATGCCGTGGCTCGGCCGGCGCCTGGGCATCGGCACCGCGGGGGTCGTCTCGCGGGTCCTGCTCGGCCTGACGGTCGTGATGATGGGTGTGCTGGGTGGCCTGGCCGGCGTGCTCGCGGTCTACCTCGCCTGCTACTCCTTCCACGGCATCGGCGGCGCGGCGCACAGCACGCTGCTGCACCGCAACGCCACGAGCGACGTGCGAGCCACTGTCGTCTCGCTCAACTCGCTGTTCTCCCAGCCGGCCGGCGCGCTCGGCCTGATCTGCCTCACGGCGCTGGCCGGCGGTGTCTCGGTCAGTGCCGCGATGTGGGTCGGCGGTGCGGTGCTCGCGCTCGGCGCCCCGCTCTACTGGGTCGCGGCGCGCGAGGCGCCCGCCACGGATCCTCAGCCGAGCCGTGAGTCCGCGGCGACCGCCTGA
- a CDS encoding PH domain-containing protein — translation MTEQPTRTPELVLREPSEQVSPRAVGYWRLSAVPSVVLALVAGGAVLTLGDAAWWAWVVAVGLLLASLAVVLVMPGLRYRVHRWEVTHEAVYTRSGWLRRDVRIVPLSRVQTISTSQTALMRAFGLASLLVTTASSAGAVRVEGLDAGLARDVVADLTRDTAATGGDAT, via the coding sequence TTGACCGAGCAGCCGACCCGCACCCCCGAGCTGGTGCTCCGCGAGCCGTCGGAGCAGGTCTCACCCCGGGCCGTGGGCTACTGGCGGCTCTCGGCGGTGCCGTCCGTGGTGCTGGCGCTGGTCGCCGGCGGCGCGGTGCTGACCCTCGGCGACGCCGCGTGGTGGGCGTGGGTGGTGGCGGTGGGGCTGCTCCTCGCCTCGCTCGCCGTCGTGCTGGTCATGCCGGGGCTGCGCTACCGCGTGCACCGCTGGGAGGTGACCCACGAGGCCGTCTACACGCGGTCGGGCTGGCTGCGTCGCGACGTGCGCATCGTCCCGCTCAGCCGGGTCCAGACGATCTCGACCTCGCAGACCGCGCTCATGCGTGCCTTCGGCCTCGCCTCGCTGCTGGTCACGACCGCCTCCTCGGCCGGGGCCGTGCGAGTCGAGGGCCTCGACGCCGGACTGGCCCGCGACGTGGTCGCCGACCTGACCCGGGACACCGCGGCCACGGGCGGCGACGCGACGTGA
- a CDS encoding alkaline phosphatase family protein codes for MSSHPSFPRVAAVLVAALITLTALVAFVHETAGSDDPGGTLALSQATARLTRVPPVGHVFVVNIENKGFARTWGAESRAPYLATTLRSKGVLLTSYYATAHNSQGNYVAQVSGQGVNADMQRDCHVFADFLRTATQSPGQAVGNRGCVFPAGVRTVAGQLSAHGLSWKGYMEGMGTPCQHPRVGTTDPWQRATATRAYATKHNPFVYFHDIIDRPRYCARHVRPLKDLTVDLQSVSTTPHLSYVTPDLCHDGHDSPCADGEPGGLASVNRWMRTWVPRILASPAFRQDGLLLITADESDGPRKDSRACCGDAGTANSAQPGIAGPGGGRIGLLAISRWTRPGTSSSYGYNHYALLGSVEEIFGLGKIGYAATPGRRTFGLDVYNSDWQG; via the coding sequence GTGAGCTCGCACCCCTCCTTCCCCCGGGTGGCGGCCGTCCTGGTGGCGGCGCTGATCACCCTGACCGCGCTGGTCGCGTTCGTGCACGAGACCGCCGGGTCCGACGACCCCGGCGGGACGCTCGCGCTCAGCCAGGCGACGGCCCGGCTGACGAGGGTGCCGCCGGTGGGGCACGTGTTCGTGGTGAACATCGAGAACAAGGGCTTCGCCCGCACGTGGGGCGCGGAGTCGCGCGCGCCGTACCTCGCCACGACCCTTCGGAGCAAGGGCGTGCTCCTGACGAGCTACTACGCAACCGCGCACAACTCGCAGGGCAACTACGTCGCGCAGGTCAGCGGGCAGGGCGTCAACGCGGACATGCAGCGCGACTGCCACGTCTTCGCCGACTTCCTGCGCACCGCCACGCAGAGTCCCGGACAGGCGGTCGGCAACAGAGGGTGCGTCTTCCCGGCCGGGGTCCGCACGGTGGCCGGCCAGCTGAGTGCGCACGGCCTGTCGTGGAAGGGCTACATGGAGGGCATGGGCACGCCGTGCCAGCACCCCAGGGTCGGTACGACGGACCCGTGGCAGCGGGCGACCGCGACGCGCGCCTATGCGACCAAGCACAACCCGTTCGTCTACTTCCACGACATCATCGACCGGCCGCGCTACTGCGCCCGCCACGTGCGGCCCTTGAAGGACCTGACCGTCGACCTGCAGAGCGTGAGCACCACGCCCCACCTGAGCTACGTCACGCCCGACCTGTGCCACGACGGGCACGACTCGCCCTGCGCCGACGGCGAGCCCGGCGGCCTGGCCAGCGTCAACCGCTGGATGCGCACGTGGGTCCCGCGGATCCTGGCCTCGCCGGCGTTCCGCCAGGACGGGCTCCTGCTGATCACCGCCGACGAGTCCGACGGGCCCAGGAAGGACTCCCGCGCGTGCTGCGGCGACGCGGGCACCGCCAACAGCGCCCAGCCGGGCATCGCCGGACCGGGCGGCGGCCGGATCGGGCTGCTCGCGATCTCGCGGTGGACCAGGCCGGGCACGTCGTCGTCCTACGGCTACAACCACTACGCGCTGCTCGGGTCGGTCGAGGAGATCTTCGGGTTGGGCAAGATCGGCTACGCAGCGACCCCTGGGCGACGTACCTTCGGGCTGGACGTCTACAACAGCGACTGGCAGGGGTGA
- a CDS encoding TetR/AcrR family transcriptional regulator — protein MPIARRPYGGVSAVDRVAARRARLMDATLAIIGEHGVAAVTVDLICSEAQLGKRYFYESFADRDTLLVALADDLYTDIRVAMEVAMPDTGGRRARSEAVVRMLLEVLGRDSRRARLYAESAGHPALGPRRAEAVEEFTGFVCSVVLPPPLLPGETETTKYLACRLLVSGTTDIVVAWLSGEIRATPEEIVRAIVDTGAGA, from the coding sequence ATGCCGATCGCCCGACGCCCCTACGGCGGTGTGAGTGCAGTGGACCGGGTCGCGGCACGCCGGGCCCGGCTGATGGACGCGACCCTGGCGATCATCGGGGAGCACGGCGTCGCGGCCGTGACGGTCGACCTGATCTGCAGCGAGGCCCAGCTCGGCAAGCGCTACTTCTACGAGAGCTTCGCCGACCGGGACACGCTGCTGGTCGCCCTCGCCGACGACCTCTACACCGACATCCGGGTGGCCATGGAGGTCGCGATGCCGGACACCGGCGGCCGGCGGGCGAGGTCCGAGGCGGTCGTGCGCATGCTCCTGGAGGTGCTCGGCCGGGACTCCCGCCGGGCCAGGCTCTACGCCGAGAGTGCCGGCCACCCCGCCCTGGGGCCGCGGCGCGCCGAGGCGGTCGAGGAGTTCACCGGCTTCGTCTGCTCGGTCGTGCTCCCCCCGCCGCTGCTGCCGGGGGAGACCGAGACCACGAAGTACCTCGCCTGCCGCCTGCTCGTCTCCGGCACCACCGACATCGTGGTGGCGTGGCTGTCCGGGGAGATCCGGGCGACCCCGGAGGAGATCGTCCGCGCGATCGTCGACACGGGGGCGGGGGCCTGA
- a CDS encoding serine hydrolase domain-containing protein, with the protein MDRLETRLRDLLSGWVAEGREPGGAVAVARDGELVEVLAGTVDGTHPWASGTLVMTWSVAKPFAALTVLGVVAEGALGLDQPVADLWPAYAARGKEATTVRHVLSHAAGVPVFPEAAAHLEHDDREGLVALLAGAEPWHAPGAGVAEHALTYGHLCDELVRRATGEDLADRFATLAAAHDWDLHLRVGPADLSRVADVVPLAGWPQTYTEDPRWGPALTRPPGLLEPGTMNSERFRTSSFPAVALHASARGLARFYAGLLPEDGPVARLLGPELHRAFVTAQASGHDLVLDREVAWTLGFQVDGEAVGMGGAGGCSAWVAHDGTAVGWVTRGLGDHDRVDALWDALAQG; encoded by the coding sequence ATGGACCGGCTCGAGACCCGCCTGCGCGACCTGCTGAGCGGGTGGGTCGCCGAGGGCCGCGAGCCCGGCGGCGCCGTCGCCGTGGCCCGCGACGGAGAGCTCGTCGAGGTCCTCGCCGGCACCGTCGACGGCACGCACCCATGGGCCTCCGGCACGCTGGTGATGACCTGGTCGGTGGCCAAGCCGTTCGCCGCCCTCACGGTCCTGGGCGTCGTGGCCGAGGGGGCCCTGGGGCTCGACCAGCCGGTGGCCGACCTCTGGCCGGCGTACGCCGCGCGGGGGAAGGAGGCCACCACCGTCCGCCACGTGCTCAGCCACGCCGCGGGGGTGCCGGTCTTCCCCGAGGCAGCCGCCCACCTCGAGCACGACGACCGCGAGGGCCTGGTCGCGCTCCTCGCCGGGGCCGAGCCCTGGCACGCGCCGGGGGCGGGTGTCGCCGAGCACGCGCTGACCTACGGCCACCTCTGCGACGAGCTCGTGCGCCGCGCGACCGGTGAGGACCTGGCCGACCGCTTCGCCACCCTGGCCGCTGCGCACGACTGGGACCTCCACCTGCGGGTCGGCCCGGCCGACCTGAGCCGTGTCGCGGACGTGGTGCCGCTGGCGGGCTGGCCGCAGACCTACACCGAGGACCCGCGCTGGGGACCGGCCCTGACGCGGCCGCCGGGGCTGCTGGAGCCCGGCACCATGAACAGCGAGCGCTTCCGCACGAGCTCGTTCCCCGCGGTGGCCCTGCACGCGAGCGCCCGCGGGCTGGCCAGGTTCTACGCCGGCCTGCTGCCCGAGGACGGCCCGGTCGCGCGGCTGCTCGGACCCGAGCTCCACCGGGCTTTCGTCACCGCCCAGGCCAGCGGCCACGACCTCGTGCTCGACCGCGAGGTCGCCTGGACCCTGGGGTTCCAGGTCGACGGCGAGGCGGTGGGCATGGGCGGCGCCGGCGGCTGCAGCGCCTGGGTCGCGCACGACGGCACCGCCGTCGGCTGGGTCACCCGCGGCCTCGGCGACCACGACCGCGTCGACGCGCTCTGGGACGCCCTCGCCCAGGGGTGA
- a CDS encoding LLM class flavin-dependent oxidoreductase, with amino-acid sequence MSESAGWSLSTVVLPHRRWADGAREDWRLVEELGFDTAYTYDHLSWRSFRGGPWFGAVTTLAAAAAVTSRIRLGTLVISPNFRHPVPLAKELVGLDDLSGGRITAGVGAGGTGFDATALGQEPWSARERGERFEEFVALLDRLLTEPVVTHEGRFYSAHEAENVPGCVQRPRLPLAVAATGPRGLALAARHGQAWVTYGDPRLGADATPEESTRALAGQLARVRGACEAQGRDPATLHPVLLTGSTPEGAGVLSSYDAFLDFAGRHLALGFREVVVHLPVPESVHAADPAVFERVALEARRDLAGA; translated from the coding sequence ATGAGCGAGTCGGCCGGGTGGTCCCTGAGCACCGTGGTCCTCCCCCACCGACGCTGGGCCGACGGGGCGCGCGAGGACTGGCGCCTGGTCGAGGAGCTCGGCTTCGACACGGCCTACACCTACGACCACCTGTCGTGGCGCTCCTTCCGCGGCGGACCCTGGTTCGGCGCCGTCACCACGCTGGCGGCCGCGGCCGCGGTGACCTCGAGGATCCGCCTCGGCACGCTGGTGATCTCGCCCAACTTCCGCCACCCCGTCCCGCTGGCCAAGGAGCTCGTCGGGCTCGACGACCTCTCCGGTGGCAGGATCACCGCCGGGGTCGGGGCCGGCGGCACCGGCTTCGACGCGACCGCGCTGGGCCAGGAGCCCTGGTCCGCACGCGAGCGGGGCGAGCGCTTCGAGGAGTTCGTCGCGCTCCTCGACCGTCTGCTCACCGAGCCGGTGGTGACCCACGAGGGCCGGTTCTACTCCGCCCACGAGGCCGAGAACGTCCCCGGCTGCGTGCAGCGCCCGCGCCTGCCGCTCGCCGTCGCGGCCACCGGTCCGCGGGGGCTCGCGCTGGCCGCGCGGCACGGCCAGGCCTGGGTGACCTACGGCGACCCGCGGCTCGGGGCCGACGCGACGCCGGAGGAGTCCACCCGCGCCCTGGCCGGGCAGCTCGCCCGGGTCAGGGGGGCCTGCGAGGCACAGGGGCGGGACCCCGCCACGCTGCACCCGGTGCTGCTCACCGGCTCCACGCCCGAGGGCGCCGGCGTGCTGTCGTCGTACGACGCGTTCCTCGACTTCGCCGGACGCCACCTCGCGCTCGGCTTCCGGGAGGTCGTCGTCCACCTGCCGGTGCCGGAGTCCGTGCACGCCGCCGATCCCGCGGTCTTCGAGCGAGTCGCGCTCGAGGCGCGGCGCGACCTCGCGGGAGCCTGA
- a CDS encoding winged helix-turn-helix domain-containing protein, translating to MTERPTIRVQDPEALAALAHPLRGRLLSLLRADGPATASGLAERVGESSGVTSYHLRKLAEVGFVEEETDRGTKRERWWRAAHTATSWSPSDFLGDPEAHKASVSVRREWYRWQQRLLDQWMAEERDWEPEWVDVAASSDDMVVLTPAEAEALGTELWDTVQRFRERSVAAGRQAGVDGAERVVVLFHTVPIRGEWPL from the coding sequence ATGACCGAGCGTCCGACCATCCGTGTCCAGGACCCCGAGGCCCTCGCGGCCCTCGCCCACCCGCTGCGCGGCCGGCTCCTGAGCCTCCTGCGGGCCGACGGCCCGGCCACCGCCAGCGGGCTGGCCGAGCGGGTGGGGGAGTCCAGCGGCGTCACCAGCTACCACCTGCGCAAGCTGGCCGAGGTCGGCTTCGTCGAGGAGGAGACCGACCGCGGCACCAAGCGGGAGCGCTGGTGGCGGGCCGCCCACACCGCGACCTCGTGGTCGCCCTCGGACTTCCTCGGCGACCCCGAGGCGCACAAGGCGTCGGTGAGCGTGCGACGCGAGTGGTACCGCTGGCAGCAGCGCCTGCTCGACCAGTGGATGGCCGAGGAGCGCGACTGGGAGCCGGAGTGGGTCGACGTCGCCGCCTCGAGCGACGACATGGTCGTGCTCACCCCGGCAGAGGCCGAGGCGCTGGGCACCGAGCTGTGGGACACCGTCCAGCGCTTCCGTGAGCGGTCCGTCGCCGCGGGCCGTCAGGCCGGGGTCGACGGCGCCGAGCGCGTCGTCGTCCTGTTCCACACCGTCCCGATCCGGGGGGAGTGGCCGCTGTGA
- a CDS encoding oxidoreductase, protein MTRLDEPLVLPSGLALPHRIVKAAMTENLADADNQPTERLERLYRRWAEGGSGLLVTGNLMVDRRFLERSRNVVADRHLDVRRLARVREAAAGTPMVAQLNHPGRQTNRFVASTPVAPSAGGAVPMLGLFGKPRELSADEVEAVVAAFGTAAALVEQAGLDGVQVHAAHGYLLAQFLSPHVNRRTDRWGGDVAGRARALLEAVRAAKAATGDGFSVSVKLNASDFRHGGFTQDDAEQVVRLLAEEGIDFLEVSGGTYENPALFGIDVPEAEEEGTPVGAKEAYFAAFATRARAAAPDLPVMLTGGIRTRAAMEALLGSGAVDLIGLGRPIAIDPDLPRRLLEGGEGEQLPAYRLPSLMGLAGIAGESEWYETQLGRLGAGRDPHRGLHPVRAATGFVAGEAVRGLSARRRRARLVATA, encoded by the coding sequence GTGACCCGACTCGACGAGCCGCTCGTCCTGCCCAGCGGCCTGGCCCTGCCCCACCGCATCGTCAAGGCGGCGATGACCGAGAACCTCGCCGACGCCGACAACCAGCCCACCGAGCGGCTCGAGCGGCTCTACCGCCGCTGGGCCGAGGGGGGCTCCGGCCTGCTGGTCACCGGCAACCTCATGGTCGACCGTCGCTTCCTCGAGCGCAGCCGCAACGTGGTCGCCGACCGGCACCTCGACGTACGCCGGCTCGCGCGGGTGCGCGAGGCCGCGGCGGGCACGCCGATGGTCGCCCAGCTCAACCACCCCGGACGCCAGACCAACCGGTTCGTGGCGAGCACGCCGGTCGCGCCGAGCGCGGGCGGGGCGGTCCCGATGCTCGGCCTGTTCGGCAAGCCGCGTGAGCTGTCGGCCGACGAGGTCGAGGCCGTGGTCGCGGCGTTCGGCACCGCTGCGGCCCTGGTGGAGCAGGCCGGTCTCGACGGGGTCCAGGTCCACGCCGCCCACGGCTACCTGCTCGCGCAGTTCCTGTCCCCGCACGTCAACCGGCGCACCGACCGGTGGGGCGGCGACGTCGCCGGGCGTGCCCGCGCGCTCCTCGAGGCGGTGCGAGCGGCCAAGGCCGCGACCGGCGACGGCTTCTCGGTCTCGGTCAAGCTCAACGCCTCGGACTTCCGCCACGGCGGCTTCACCCAGGACGACGCGGAGCAGGTGGTCCGGCTGCTCGCCGAGGAGGGGATCGACTTCCTGGAGGTCTCCGGCGGCACCTACGAGAACCCCGCGCTGTTCGGCATCGACGTGCCCGAGGCCGAGGAGGAGGGGACGCCGGTCGGGGCCAAGGAGGCCTACTTCGCCGCCTTCGCGACGCGGGCCCGCGCCGCTGCGCCCGACTTGCCCGTGATGCTCACCGGAGGCATCCGCACACGGGCCGCGATGGAGGCGCTCCTGGGCTCCGGTGCGGTGGACCTCATCGGTCTGGGGCGCCCGATCGCGATCGACCCCGACCTGCCCCGGCGGCTGCTCGAGGGCGGCGAGGGGGAGCAGCTCCCGGCCTACCGCCTCCCGTCGTTGATGGGCTTGGCGGGCATCGCGGGGGAGTCGGAGTGGTACGAGACCCAGCTCGGCCGGCTGGGCGCCGGCCGTGACCCGCACCGGGGTCTGCACCCGGTCAGGGCCGCCACGGGGTTCGTGGCCGGCGAGGCCGTGCGGGGTCTGTCCGCGCGGCGGCGCCGAGCCCGCCTGGTCGCCACCGCCTGA
- a CDS encoding PH domain-containing protein, with protein MSTPDLEEWRRLDPRIMLMDPVRSGGRLVLPLVIAAIGIGRGDGLPGVLLGIVVLVVAAVAGVVPWATTRWRIGDGRLVWRRRFIGQRLVTVSLDRVRSVDLEATLFHRVLGLAKVDIGTGVDDERITLDSLAAADALALRTWLLERSRTGAPAAPQVQAVPAPAPQRELLAELDWSWVRFAPFSLGRLAVVAAALGVLAQLGDDIGVDLEGVVQGTYDEVVRLGILLVVVLLVVGGTVGWVLIACAGYVLQWGELVVAREGGAVHVSAGLLTTRSTTVEEARVRGVELVEPVLMRLVRGAELNALSTGVGKGGTTKVLPPCPLEVAEQVGDRLLGVGGAFATTLLRHGPAARRRRHVRGLVPTVLAAVVVAVLAGSGVLTGWWPWLVVLALPALGAWLAEASYRHLGHRLTPGHLVVGGGLLDRRRTVLERDGIIGWVLTQTVFQRRVGLATLVATTAAGRESVRVLDLPLADATALALDATPEMVLPFVA; from the coding sequence GTGAGCACGCCCGACCTCGAGGAGTGGCGACGGCTGGACCCCCGCATCATGCTCATGGACCCGGTGCGGTCGGGCGGTCGGCTGGTCCTCCCCCTCGTCATCGCGGCCATCGGCATCGGCAGGGGCGACGGCCTGCCGGGGGTCCTGCTGGGCATCGTCGTGCTCGTCGTCGCGGCGGTGGCCGGTGTCGTGCCGTGGGCCACGACCCGCTGGCGCATCGGCGACGGGCGCCTGGTCTGGCGTCGCCGCTTCATCGGCCAGCGCCTGGTCACGGTCTCCCTCGACCGGGTCCGCAGCGTCGACCTCGAGGCCACGCTGTTCCACCGGGTCCTCGGCCTGGCCAAGGTCGACATCGGCACCGGCGTCGACGACGAGCGCATCACGCTCGACTCGCTCGCGGCGGCCGACGCACTGGCGCTGCGCACCTGGTTGCTCGAACGCTCCCGCACGGGCGCGCCGGCGGCCCCGCAGGTGCAGGCCGTGCCCGCGCCGGCACCGCAGCGCGAGCTGCTCGCCGAGCTCGACTGGTCGTGGGTGCGGTTCGCGCCGTTCAGCCTCGGCCGGCTCGCGGTCGTCGCCGCGGCCCTCGGCGTCCTGGCCCAACTGGGCGACGACATCGGCGTCGACCTCGAGGGCGTGGTCCAGGGGACCTACGACGAGGTGGTGCGGCTCGGCATCCTCCTCGTCGTGGTCCTGCTCGTCGTGGGGGGCACCGTCGGCTGGGTGCTCATCGCCTGCGCCGGCTACGTCCTGCAGTGGGGTGAGCTGGTGGTCGCCCGTGAGGGCGGTGCGGTGCACGTGAGCGCGGGCCTGCTCACCACGCGCTCCACGACCGTGGAGGAGGCGCGGGTGCGCGGGGTCGAGCTGGTCGAGCCCGTCCTCATGCGGCTCGTCCGCGGTGCCGAGCTCAACGCCCTGTCGACCGGTGTCGGCAAGGGCGGCACGACCAAGGTGCTGCCGCCCTGCCCGCTGGAGGTGGCCGAGCAGGTGGGTGACCGGCTGCTCGGCGTCGGCGGGGCGTTCGCCACCACATTGCTCCGGCACGGGCCCGCCGCCCGGCGCCGGCGTCACGTGCGGGGGCTGGTGCCGACGGTGCTCGCGGCGGTCGTGGTCGCCGTCCTGGCGGGGTCCGGCGTGCTCACCGGCTGGTGGCCGTGGCTCGTCGTGCTCGCGCTGCCGGCGCTGGGCGCCTGGCTCGCGGAGGCGTCGTACCGCCACCTGGGCCACCGCCTCACCCCGGGCCACCTGGTCGTCGGGGGAGGGCTGCTCGACCGTCGCCGCACGGTCCTCGAGCGGGACGGGATCATCGGATGGGTGCTCACCCAGACCGTGTTCCAGCGGCGTGTGGGCCTGGCGACGCTGGTCGCCACGACCGCGGCCGGCCGCGAGTCCGTGCGCGTCCTCGACCTGCCGCTGGCCGACGCGACCGCCCTCGCCCTGGACGCGACGCCGGAGATGGTCCTGCCGTTCGTGGCCTGA